A region of the Stieleria neptunia genome:
CAAATCGACAGCCCGCGAGCCGTCCGGTTGCCGCTCGAAAACATCTTGAAAGACCGGGGGGCTCGCGCCCTGCCGCTAACAAGCGTTGGTTGGACGGCGTCTGTTCCGTCTGATAATCTAAACCGACTCCCCCGCGCCTTTTCCATCAGGCGAATTTTTTTCTTTGTTTGTGCGGCTTGCTGCAGGACGATCGTGGTCAAAAAAAAATCGCCTTCCCAAAGCAAGCAGCCTCCGCCGGAACCTCCCCAGCCACGCCGCACCATCTCCGCTGGCCGGAAGGTCATCCTGAGCGTTGTGGTCGTCGCATCGTTCTTTGTGGTCGTCGAAGCGCTGCTGCGTGTGGCGGGGTATCGCGTTCCCGTGGGCGTCGAGCGAATGGAATTTACGTTTCCAATCGACGACTACAACACGAATTCCCCCCAACCGTTCTTGGCTCGCGACGAGACGCTGTTTTGGCGTCCGCGTCCGGGTGCGCTCGGCCACAACAGCATGGGTTTTTACGGCCCCGATTTCTCTGCCGACAAACAGGACGGGGTGTTTCGAATCGTCTGTCTCGGCGATTCCTGCACGCATTTCGGACCGATCACGTATCCCGACATGTTGCGGGCTTACTTGGACAAGGTCGCGCCCGGTAAGTTTGAGGTCATCAACGCCGGCGTCATCGGCTACACCTCCTTTCAAGGCAAACGGTTGTTGGAAACCGAGGCGATCCAGTGGGACCCCGATTTGGTGACCGTGTACTTCGGCTGGAATGACCATTGGCTGGCGCGAGGGTTTCAGGACAAGGATCAACAGTCGGGCGAATCGACGGTGGCCGACGGTCTAGGAAACGCTCGCCTTTTCCAGCTGATTCAAAGTTTTGTACAGCGTCACCCGGCCGCCGCTTCGGGGATGCGGGTGGAGCCGGAGGATTATCGTGCCAACCTCAGTGCAATCAGCGCGACCTGCCAGGCCAATGGGATTCGTTGTTGGTATCTGACCGCGCCGCACGCCTTCGACATCGGGGTTCCGCCGTATCTGGTCGAATCCGGGGAAGCCAAGAATCTGGAGGACTTGCTTGAGATTCATCGCAGCTACAACCAGATCGTCCGAGACGTCGCCGACGCGCGCGGTGACACGCTGATCGATTTGGAAAAGGAGATCGACCCGATGAATAAGCTGGAGTTGTTCATCGATGATCACATTCATCTGTCGCAACAGGGCCGGCTGTTGGTCGCCAAGCGGATGGCGGACGAACTGCGTGCGTCAGGAGTCTTGCAAGTCGATGCGGACCAGTAGTGGCGTGATCCGTTAGGACCGTCGGACGACAAGTCGCGCCCGATGACAGGCTGGAAGCCTACCCCACTCTCCCACCGGTTTTCAATCTCGGGGGACTTCGATGCCTCGGATCATGGCCAGCAATTCTTCGTCGACGTCGCGTCCTTCGATTTCGGCTTCGGCGCTCAGCTGAACGCGATGGCGAAGTGCCGGAATCGCGACTTCGACCACGTCATCGGGGATCGCGTAATCGCGACCGCCGAATCCCGCCAGCGTCCGGGCGCATTGCATCAACGCCAACCCGGCGCGTGGCGAGGCACCGATGTGAAACGCCGGCCACGAACGCGTCGCGCGAACGATCTTGTTGATGTAGTCGACCAGTGCGTCTTCGACGTTGACCGTCCCGCACAGCTGGATCAGTTTGCGAACGGTGTCGGGGTCGGTGATCGTCCGCACCTCGTTCTCCAGCCGTTCATTCAGATTCACCTGCTTGCTGTGCAGTTTCAAGATTTCCGCTTCTTGGGCTTCGTTCGGGTAGTCGACCTTCAACTTGAACATGAACCGATCCAGTTGAGCTTCCGGCAGGTTGTAGGTGCCTTCGCTTTCCAACGGGTTTTGCGTCGCCATGACCAGGAACGGCTGGGGCACGACGTGGCTGGTTCCGTCGATCGTGACGCGGTATTCCTGCATGATTTCCAACAGCGCCGCGTGCGTCTTGGCGGGCGAGCGGTTGATTTCGTCGGCCAACAACAGCTGCGTGAACACCGGCCCGGGACGAAAGCGAAACTCGCTCTTTTGCATGTCAAACACGGGGGCGCCGGTGATATCCGAAGGCATCAGGTCGGCGGTGAATTGGATTCGGCCGAATTCGCAGCCGAGTGCCCGTCCGAGCGTGCGGACGAACAGTGTCTTGCCCAGCCCGGGCACCGATTCGATCAGCACATGGCCGCCGGAAAACAGCGCGGTGAGTGTTCCGAGCACCAGTTCGTCTTGGCCGACGTACAATTTGGCGACTTCGGCCGAGACCGCTTGGTAGAGCCGTTCCACCGGTTCGAACCGTTCGCTTTTGCCTTGAAACGCAATCGGACCGCCTGCCGGCTCGGCGGCCGGCGAAGCGGGGGTGGGCGCGTTCACGGTTGCGCCGTGGGATGCCAGCAGGTCGTCGGAACCTGATCCGGCTTGTGTGTTTCCAGGAGTCGGGTCAGTCAACGGTCAGCCTCGATCAGGTGGGGTGGAATCGTCTTGACGACGATCGGTAGATTCGGGATGGATTGGACTCGTGTCAACCGCCTTGGCCGTTTCGCCGGGCGGGGCTCCGGCCGGTTCGTCGGCCGGTTCGTCGGCAATCGGTTGTGGCGATGCATTCGGTTGCGGGGCCGTCGTGTTCGGGCCCATCCGTTTTGGCCCCAACCCAACCGGCCCCAACCCGATCGGCTCGGGCACGTGCAAGTGGAGCGCCGGGTCGGGGGCATGAACGGGTTCTTCAATCACCCACGGCCCCGCGGTTTCATCACGGACGTGTTTCATGTAGTCACTGATCCGTCGCCTGGCGAAGGTCTCACCGCCGCGCCGCCGCATCAAGGTCGCCACCGCGGTCAGGTGGTCTCCGAAGTGCGTCAAGACGCCGCGATCGACTCGTTTGGGGCGACCGAAGATCGGCATCAACATCAAGCAAATCACGAAGCCCAAGATCGCGATGTGAAAGGTGACGAAGCTGAGCGGGAACTCGGTGAAAAATTCCGCACCGGAAGCTCGGGGAACTTCATTGCTGCGGTCGCTGATCGGCAACGAATACGATGCCGTGGCGAAGCTCACTTGCGGCGGAGCCCCGTCGGCGAAAAGTCGTTCTCGCCGGTCCACGCGCCGGGACTGAATCAACGGCGCAAACGACGCACTGATCAGCCGCTCGGCGATCGCCTGGTTTTCTGGTCGTGTCAATCCATAGTTGGTCAACAAGGATCCGCCGGCCACCACCACGACTTGCGAGTCGCCCCAGGCTTTGCTGGTGATGCGGGCCACGAGGGTATCACCGTCTTCGGACACCACGATCGACTGGAATTCGGTTGTCGTTGACGTCGGTGTCACATTTTGTCCCATCGGCCAGACCGGCGAACCCGGCCCGACCGGTTGAAACACAACGGTCCCCTGCTGTGACTTGTTCTTGCGATCATACGCTTCCAAAACCCATTCCACGCGACGCGGATCTGGGGATTCGGCCAGACCACTCCACGCTTCATCGCGCGCCGCTTCGGTATCCGCCAACACCAATCGGGTTCGCTGCACTTTGGGCTGGATCGATAGCCAACCGTTGGACGGCAAGGCCGTTCGCAACAGTTGCCACTGGTGTTCTTTGATCAGGTTCTCGGCATATTTTCTGCGATATTCCAGCCGTTGCTGCGGTGGCGCGAGCGGTCGGGCGTCGCGATAAAACTCCGTTTCACTGCCGCTGTCGGGGACCACATAAATCAACGTCTTGTCTTTCATCCGCAACCATCGGTCCAGCCACCGCGTCGTGTTGGCTTCGATTCCCGTCGGATGTCCGGGCGTCCAGACGATCACCGAGCTGCGTTTGGATCGATCCGTCAAACGATTTAAATCACGCGTGGCAAAACCGGCGTTGCTGAATGCGTTGCGAAAGGTGGTGAATCCGTTGACGCTGCGTTTGGCGAGGATTCCAACGCTGGGTCCGTAACTGGTGCGCAGTCCGCTGTCACAACCGGCCAGGACCAACAGCATGAGGGTCGGGAGCAGGATGCGTTTCATTTGCCCGCTCCGTAGGCTTGGGTAGCCGATTCCAGCATTTCATTCTGCCGCCACAGTTGTTCGAACACGTGGGCAGAAATCTCGTGCCGGCCGAAATAAGATTGCTCGAACGCGTCGGCCGTGGCGCGCAACCAGGTGGCGATGGTGTCGTGGTGGTTCCGGGTTTCGCGAACATAACGGCCGTTCGTCTTTCCGCGACTGAGGCGTAGCAGGCCGTTGCGATCCAGCAACAACAGCTGATGGCCGAGCATCAAGATGATGGCCTGGTCAAAGCGTCCCTCGCCCATCAAACGTTCGCATTCGGTCCGCAAGTTCACATCCGTTCGCCGCAATTCGGGCGGCAAGTGCTTGATCCGTTCCAAGGTCTGTTCGTCGGGCAATCCCTTCACGTCGGCTGCGGACGCCGTCGACGTGCGGTTTTCCATTCGCAATTCCGCCCGCGAGATGGCATAGACCGTGATTCCAACGATCCCCAGCACCATCGCGGCCAGCAACACCCAGCCGAAGAGATTGCCCCAGGTCACGGAGGTGCCGAACAAACCGGTTGCCGTGGCCGCTCCAGTGGTCGTCGTGTTAGATGGTCGATCGGGCTGAGCAATCTTTTTCGGTTTGGGCAACCAACGGCTCTCGCGATGGATCGAGTCGTCTTGGCGGATTTCCAATTCGATCGGCACCAGTTGCCTGGATTGCGGGTCGTACCAGGGCGTGGAGTCCAGCGACTCGTTGACGCTCCCGTCAACCTCGATCGTCGGCGGCGGTTTCACAGCATCGCCCGACGCCGCGAGTGCCAAAACACGGCCGTTCGGTTCGCCGTCGGCGGCAAACAAATCGACCGAAGGCGGCACCACCATTGCCAGAACGATCGCAAGCAGTCCCACCACGATTCCCGCCCGATTCGGTTGCCGCGGGTGGGGCCGACCATCTGCTGACGTTGAACGGAACAGTTTGTGTCCCATCACGATGCGTCTCCGATTGCAGGAGCGGCGTCCAACGGGATCGGCGGCGGGACCGTTTCGATCGGCGGCTGCGCGGGAACCTTGGGCACGCCGGCTTCTTCGCCGAATTGACGCAATGCCTCGGCCCGCACGGCCAGCTCGACGTCCCAGCCCTCCAGACGGATACGAGTATCCAGATAGGCGATCATCCGAACCACCACGCTCAACCCGCCGACCAACCAAAGCGCCAACGGATAGAGCACCAACAGCGTCACCAATCCGAT
Encoded here:
- a CDS encoding SGNH/GDSL hydrolase family protein, producing MVKKKSPSQSKQPPPEPPQPRRTISAGRKVILSVVVVASFFVVVEALLRVAGYRVPVGVERMEFTFPIDDYNTNSPQPFLARDETLFWRPRPGALGHNSMGFYGPDFSADKQDGVFRIVCLGDSCTHFGPITYPDMLRAYLDKVAPGKFEVINAGVIGYTSFQGKRLLETEAIQWDPDLVTVYFGWNDHWLARGFQDKDQQSGESTVADGLGNARLFQLIQSFVQRHPAAASGMRVEPEDYRANLSAISATCQANGIRCWYLTAPHAFDIGVPPYLVESGEAKNLEDLLEIHRSYNQIVRDVADARGDTLIDLEKEIDPMNKLELFIDDHIHLSQQGRLLVAKRMADELRASGVLQVDADQ
- a CDS encoding AAA family ATPase — its product is MAFQGKSERFEPVERLYQAVSAEVAKLYVGQDELVLGTLTALFSGGHVLIESVPGLGKTLFVRTLGRALGCEFGRIQFTADLMPSDITGAPVFDMQKSEFRFRPGPVFTQLLLADEINRSPAKTHAALLEIMQEYRVTIDGTSHVVPQPFLVMATQNPLESEGTYNLPEAQLDRFMFKLKVDYPNEAQEAEILKLHSKQVNLNERLENEVRTITDPDTVRKLIQLCGTVNVEDALVDYINKIVRATRSWPAFHIGASPRAGLALMQCARTLAGFGGRDYAIPDDVVEVAIPALRHRVQLSAEAEIEGRDVDEELLAMIRGIEVPRD
- a CDS encoding DUF4350 domain-containing protein, with the translated sequence MKRILLPTLMLLVLAGCDSGLRTSYGPSVGILAKRSVNGFTTFRNAFSNAGFATRDLNRLTDRSKRSSVIVWTPGHPTGIEANTTRWLDRWLRMKDKTLIYVVPDSGSETEFYRDARPLAPPQQRLEYRRKYAENLIKEHQWQLLRTALPSNGWLSIQPKVQRTRLVLADTEAARDEAWSGLAESPDPRRVEWVLEAYDRKNKSQQGTVVFQPVGPGSPVWPMGQNVTPTSTTTEFQSIVVSEDGDTLVARITSKAWGDSQVVVVAGGSLLTNYGLTRPENQAIAERLISASFAPLIQSRRVDRRERLFADGAPPQVSFATASYSLPISDRSNEVPRASGAEFFTEFPLSFVTFHIAILGFVICLMLMPIFGRPKRVDRGVLTHFGDHLTAVATLMRRRGGETFARRRISDYMKHVRDETAGPWVIEEPVHAPDPALHLHVPEPIGLGPVGLGPKRMGPNTTAPQPNASPQPIADEPADEPAGAPPGETAKAVDTSPIHPESTDRRQDDSTPPDRG
- a CDS encoding DUF4129 domain-containing protein; translated protein: MGHKLFRSTSADGRPHPRQPNRAGIVVGLLAIVLAMVVPPSVDLFAADGEPNGRVLALAASGDAVKPPPTIEVDGSVNESLDSTPWYDPQSRQLVPIELEIRQDDSIHRESRWLPKPKKIAQPDRPSNTTTTGAATATGLFGTSVTWGNLFGWVLLAAMVLGIVGITVYAISRAELRMENRTSTASAADVKGLPDEQTLERIKHLPPELRRTDVNLRTECERLMGEGRFDQAIILMLGHQLLLLDRNGLLRLSRGKTNGRYVRETRNHHDTIATWLRATADAFEQSYFGRHEISAHVFEQLWRQNEMLESATQAYGAGK